DNA from Bacteroidales bacterium:
ACAAACATAACAAATCACTTTCACTTCTTACCTATCCTGTATAATCTTCCTTCATCGGTTACGGCATAAAGCGCCCCGTCTTTTCCTTCACCTATATCACGAAAACGCTGGTTTTCATCTGCAAGTAACTGCTCTTCACCAATCACTTTATTGTTTTTCAATACAATACGGGCAATATGCTTACTGCTCAATCCGCCTATAAACAGGTTGTTTTGCCATTCGGGAATGACGTCGGAACCATAAAAAGTCATACCGCTCGGAGAAAGGACCGGATCCCAGTAATATACAGGCTGTTCGAGTCCTTCTTTTTGCGTAATTCCTTCGCCTATCTTTTCTCCGCTGTATTCGATTCCGTAGGTGATAGTTGCCCATCCGTAATTCCTGCCTGGTTTTATCAGATTGATTTCATCGCCGCCGCGAGGTCCCATTTCCGATAGCCACAGTTCCCGGGTAATGGGATGAATAGCCAGTCCCTGCGGATTTCTGTGTCCGTAAGAATAGATTTCGGGCAGTGCTCCTTCGGCATTTACAAACGGGTTTCCCGGCACCGGCTGTCCCTCGGGGGTAATGTGAATAACCTTACCATATCCGTTGTCGAGCAATTGGGCTTTGGGCCTGGTTGCCAGATCGGAACGTTCACCGGTGGATACGAAAATATTTCCGTTGTCATCAAAAACAATACGACTTCCGAAGTGCATACTGTTATCATAGTAGGGCATGGCCCTGTAAATAACCTGGAAGTTTTCGATTTGTTTCTCATTGGCAGAGAGTTTTCCTTTTCCTACAGCTGTAAGTGAACCCTGTGGTGTTTTTTCGGCAAAGGTAAAATAAAGCATCCGGCTTGACTCGAAATCGGGTGCGTGAGCAACGTCAAGCAATCCTCCCTGTTTTCTGTCGTCTACCTCAGGGAATCCTGTAATGGGATCGCTTAACTGACCACCGGTGGTGGCGATACGAAGTCTGCCGGCTTTTTCGGTGATGACTAGCCTGCCGTCGGGAAGAGATGTGATAGCCCAGGGACTGGAGAGACCTTTTGCAATGACCTTAACTTCATAAGGAATGTTTGTTTTAACACCCGGAATTCGTGTTTGACCTTCGAATGCGGATTTATAACCGGTGTTCGGCTTTTGGGTTTCCACGGGGGGCAGTATTTGGGAGTTCCGTTCCCGTGGTGTTTTGTTACTGCAAAATGCGAATGCAGATATAAAAAGCAAAGATGATGTTCCTGCTAATAGGATTTTTAAGTATTTCATATGTTTATAATTTGTTTGTTAAGTACATTTGGAACTCACACAATATTCATCATCTCTTTATGTGATTTATTGATCGTGCTCGATTTAACCGTTTTTGTTTTGATGTTTAATGATAGTATAGAACCCACATTTTATGATATCTCATTTTTATTCGATGATTTTTCTGGCAAGCATTCGCTCATAAGGGTTTCATATTTGATATTCTTAATGTTATATGTTCCTGGTTATTTTAGTATAACAATTTATATTACACGCTGATTCGGTTGTTCATTATAAATGAGTACCTAACCCTTGATTTGTTTGATTCTGTGATTATCAAGCTACTTGCAAAAGTAATGAATTTTGATCAGATTATATCAACTTACCCATAGTGCATTTATACAATGCAAGTTTTTAAATGATTAATTTTCTTGTTATTTAATTTATTTATCAACTGTATGGCCATCATAGTCATAATTTTAGATATTTGAATCCATCAAAAGAATTGGCATAATTTCTACGAATCATAAACTGGTCACATGGCTGATGTTTACGCTTTTAATTCAAAATAAAATATTTTACTTTCAATGATCAAGATACTGGAATTTTCATCGATCAAATTCATAACGAATAATTTGACTCTCCGTCGATATCAACCGTTTCGCCGAGATATTTCGGTTTTCGCTTGATAATTATGTCAAAAACCGATTTAACTACTGCCACGTATTCACGAATCACGTTTTTCCGATAGTTGTTATACGTTCCGTTATCTGCGGCAAAGCCATAGCTGTCGATTCCCAGTCGGTTGCCCGTGAAAACCGCGCGGTCGATGTGATAATTTTGCGAAATGATGATTGCTTTATCGACTTTGAAAATCCGCTTTGCACGATATAAGCTCGAATAGGTGTCGAAACCCGCATAATCCAAATATATTCTGGCGGTATCGACTCCGTTCCTGTAGCAATATCGTTTCATTACAGTCAGCTCGTCATAATCTTTTCTTCCGTTGTCGCCCGTCAACAACAGCTTTTGTACTTTATTGCTTTTATATAGGTTGATGGCTGCATTGAGCCTGTCTTCAAGGTATTTACTCGGCGAGTTTCCCCGAATGCCTGCACCTAACACAATTCCTACTTCACAGGGTGGAACATTATTTAAATATTTGTAACACTTTTTGTTGGAACTGTATTTTACAAAGTAATTAATCCCAAGAAATGAGGCGGCCACAATGATTGAAAGAATGAGGATCTTCTTTCTGTTCCGTCTTATACTCTTTTTTATGCTTATAAGAAATTTCATCTTATTCTGAAACTTATAGGTATTACTATATATGACTTTACAGGTTTTCCTTCAAGTATTGCCGGACTCCACGGGGGCATCGACCGGACCAACCGTAATGCTTCGTCGTTGAATCCCCGGCAACTATCAAGTCCCCTTATAATTGTAAAATCCGATAATTTTCCCTTTTCGTCAATAATTGTTCGTATGTATACATTTCCGAAACAGTCATCATCACTCGGCCAA
Protein-coding regions in this window:
- a CDS encoding PQQ-dependent sugar dehydrogenase, which encodes MKYLKILLAGTSSLLFISAFAFCSNKTPRERNSQILPPVETQKPNTGYKSAFEGQTRIPGVKTNIPYEVKVIAKGLSSPWAITSLPDGRLVITEKAGRLRIATTGGQLSDPITGFPEVDDRKQGGLLDVAHAPDFESSRMLYFTFAEKTPQGSLTAVGKGKLSANEKQIENFQVIYRAMPYYDNSMHFGSRIVFDDNGNIFVSTGERSDLATRPKAQLLDNGYGKVIHITPEGQPVPGNPFVNAEGALPEIYSYGHRNPQGLAIHPITRELWLSEMGPRGGDEINLIKPGRNYGWATITYGIEYSGEKIGEGITQKEGLEQPVYYWDPVLSPSGMTFYGSDVIPEWQNNLFIGGLSSKHIARIVLKNNKVIGEEQLLADENQRFRDIGEGKDGALYAVTDEGRLYRIGKK
- a CDS encoding YdcF family protein, translated to MKFLISIKKSIRRNRKKILILSIIVAASFLGINYFVKYSSNKKCYKYLNNVPPCEVGIVLGAGIRGNSPSKYLEDRLNAAINLYKSNKVQKLLLTGDNGRKDYDELTVMKRYCYRNGVDTARIYLDYAGFDTYSSLYRAKRIFKVDKAIIISQNYHIDRAVFTGNRLGIDSYGFAADNGTYNNYRKNVIREYVAVVKSVFDIIIKRKPKYLGETVDIDGESNYSL